The Cinclus cinclus chromosome 18, bCinCin1.1, whole genome shotgun sequence genome has a segment encoding these proteins:
- the OGFR gene encoding opioid growth factor receptor isoform X2, whose translation MERWCSGRRNWTAARDLQRYRNHYPDLKDPENEEEKNMCNLSFYKNEAVFLPHGEFIETLLSSWGDKYETLEENHSYIQWLFPLREHGMNWHAKPLTCQEIQAFRKSKEVMDRFIRAYKLMLGFYGINLVNVETGELERAENWRERFENLNRFSHNNLRITRILKCLGEMGYEDYQVHLVKFFLTETLVEETLPNVKRSALDYFLFTVRSKEKRRELVHYAWQHFKPRSSFVWGPRDKLQKYRPRSAKPQLHQRPEDKQDTLCQKCGDPVEKDQNQSPEVEQKAGDAAELHPGMSDECAKEKVSKCVLKVEDEEEKEASFAQLEEKDFESEAEEGQGTTETDCTKESKKRKLNANLADAKGDESLKNSADIENISHNLGECAIDAEIPSSDPVSQAEEDQEALKEDDSSIKEPAAPEAVDAGVKRRKVDKRTLRNKPVNLAINLSMGPSASGAKANSSAANGEAGKENDSEKNAAVEVPSEEGGGGGDADDGEVRPPAASRTSRTGCTAPIKDGCKSDGDQDSEGGDQQHCNSKLLGGESELDGVGQQEKAGEKGQAEDTDKKQAPESHEESNAPTCPEENSAEVPPEEGEGSENAAEPGGEQGAAE comes from the exons ATGGAAAGATGG TGCAGCGGGAGGCGCAACTGGACTGCAGCAAGAGACCTGCAGAGATACAGAAACCATTACCCA GATTTGAAAGATCCAGagaatgaggaggaaaaaaatatgtgcaaCTTAAGCTTTTATAAAAATGAAGCTGTTTTCTTGCCCCATG GTGAGTTTATTGAAACTCTGCTTTCATCTTGGGGGGACAAGTATGAAACACTAGAAGAAAACCATTCTTACATACAGTG GCTGTTCCCTTTACGTGAACATGGGATGAACTGGCATGCCAAGCCACTCACCTGTCAAGAAATTCAG GCCTTTAGGAAGTCCAAGGAAGTTATGGACAGATTTATCCGTGCTTACAAGCTCATGCTGGGATTTTATGGAATCAACTTGGTCAATGTAGAAACTGGAGAACTTGAGAGAGCAGAGAATTGGCGTGAACGGTTTGAAAACTTGAACAG GTTCAGCCACAACAATTTGAGGATTACACGCATCCTGAAGTGCCTGGGGGAGATGGGATATGAAGACTATCAAGTGCACTTGGTGAAGTTTTTCCTCACAGAAACTCTTGTTGAGGAGACATTACCAAATGTCAAGAGAAGTGCCTTGGATTACTTCCTGTTCACtgtcagaagcaaagaaaagaggagagaaCTCGTCCACTATGCTTGGCAGCACTTCAAACCTCGGAGTAGCTTCGTGTGGGGGCCTCGTGACAAACTCCAGAAGTACAGACCCCGCTCTGCCAAGCCACAGCTGCACCAAAGGCCTGAGGATAAACAGGACACTCTGTGTCAAAAATGTGGTGATCCTGTGGAGAAGGATCAGAACCAGTCTCCAGAGGTGGAACAGAAAgctggagatgctgcagagTTGCATCCTGGAATGAGTGATGAATGTGCAAAGGAGAAGGTAAGCAAATGTGTTTTGAAGGTAGAagatgaagaagagaaagaagccTCATTTGCCCAGCTGGAGGAAAAGGATTTTGAAAGTGAAGCTGAAGAAGGGCAGGGTACCACAGAGACTGACTGCACAAAGGAGAGCAAGAAGAGAAAACTGAATGCAAATTTGGCAGATGCTAAAGGGGATGAATCACTGAAAAACTCTGCTGATATTGAAAACATTTCCCATAATCTGGGAGAGTGTGCAATTGATGCAGAGATCCCCTCCTCAGACCCAGTCTCCCAAGCAGAAGAGGATCAGGAAGCCCTGAAGGAAGATGATTCAAGCATCAAAGAGCCGGCGGCGCCAGAGGCCGTGGATGCAGGTGTGAAACGCAGGAAAGTTGATAAAAGAACACTGAGAAACAAACCAGTCAACTTGGCCATAAACCTGAGCATGGGGCCCTCAGCCTCTGGTGCCAAGGCAAATTCATCTGCTGCTAACggtgaggctggaaaagaaaatgacagtgagaaaaatgcagctgtggAAGTGCCAAGTGAGGaggggggtggtggtggtgatgcaGATGATGGGGAGGTGAGACCCCCAGCTGCTTCCAGGACCTCCAGGACTGGCTGCACTGCTCCAATCAAGGATGGCTGCAAGTCAGATGGAGATCAAGATTCAGAGGGAGGTGATCAGCAGCACTGCAACAGCAAACTCCTGGGGGGTGAAAGTGAACTAGATGGGGTAGGACAGCAGGAAAAGGCAGGTGAAAAAGGGCAAGCAGAAGACACAGACAAGAAGCAAGCTCCAGAGAGTCATGAGGAGAGCAATGCACCCACTTGTCCTGAAGAGAACAGTGCTGAGGTCCCACCAGAAGAAGGTGAAGGCTCTGAGAATGCAGCAGAGCCTGgtggagagcagggagcagcagagtgA
- the OGFR gene encoding opioid growth factor receptor isoform X1 gives MAAWFSHRAEEDEAEDEADLWKYDSTWEGEGEDDEEEDEDGGGEPEGAAEDAGEQAGQGRARGCRHSQPGWFSLCLKLIMSFFGIEVRDQSSNSPVLSWKCSGRRNWTAARDLQRYRNHYPDLKDPENEEEKNMCNLSFYKNEAVFLPHGEFIETLLSSWGDKYETLEENHSYIQWLFPLREHGMNWHAKPLTCQEIQAFRKSKEVMDRFIRAYKLMLGFYGINLVNVETGELERAENWRERFENLNRFSHNNLRITRILKCLGEMGYEDYQVHLVKFFLTETLVEETLPNVKRSALDYFLFTVRSKEKRRELVHYAWQHFKPRSSFVWGPRDKLQKYRPRSAKPQLHQRPEDKQDTLCQKCGDPVEKDQNQSPEVEQKAGDAAELHPGMSDECAKEKVSKCVLKVEDEEEKEASFAQLEEKDFESEAEEGQGTTETDCTKESKKRKLNANLADAKGDESLKNSADIENISHNLGECAIDAEIPSSDPVSQAEEDQEALKEDDSSIKEPAAPEAVDAGVKRRKVDKRTLRNKPVNLAINLSMGPSASGAKANSSAANGEAGKENDSEKNAAVEVPSEEGGGGGDADDGEVRPPAASRTSRTGCTAPIKDGCKSDGDQDSEGGDQQHCNSKLLGGESELDGVGQQEKAGEKGQAEDTDKKQAPESHEESNAPTCPEENSAEVPPEEGEGSENAAEPGGEQGAAE, from the exons ATGGCGGCCTGGTTCAGCCACAGGGCGGAGGAGGACGAGGCGGAAGACGAGGCGGACCTCTGGAAATACGACTCCACCTGGGAGGGGGAGGGCGAGGACgacgaggaggaggatgaggatggcgGAGGCGAGCCCGAGGGAGCGGCGGAGGATGCGGGGGAGCAggcggggcagggccgggcgcGGGGCTGCCGGCACAGCCAG CCTGGATGGTTTTCTTTATGCCTGAAGCTGATAATGTCTTTCTTTGGTATTGAGGTTAGa GATCAAAGCTCAAATTCCCCAGTGCTGTCTTGGAAG TGCAGCGGGAGGCGCAACTGGACTGCAGCAAGAGACCTGCAGAGATACAGAAACCATTACCCA GATTTGAAAGATCCAGagaatgaggaggaaaaaaatatgtgcaaCTTAAGCTTTTATAAAAATGAAGCTGTTTTCTTGCCCCATG GTGAGTTTATTGAAACTCTGCTTTCATCTTGGGGGGACAAGTATGAAACACTAGAAGAAAACCATTCTTACATACAGTG GCTGTTCCCTTTACGTGAACATGGGATGAACTGGCATGCCAAGCCACTCACCTGTCAAGAAATTCAG GCCTTTAGGAAGTCCAAGGAAGTTATGGACAGATTTATCCGTGCTTACAAGCTCATGCTGGGATTTTATGGAATCAACTTGGTCAATGTAGAAACTGGAGAACTTGAGAGAGCAGAGAATTGGCGTGAACGGTTTGAAAACTTGAACAG GTTCAGCCACAACAATTTGAGGATTACACGCATCCTGAAGTGCCTGGGGGAGATGGGATATGAAGACTATCAAGTGCACTTGGTGAAGTTTTTCCTCACAGAAACTCTTGTTGAGGAGACATTACCAAATGTCAAGAGAAGTGCCTTGGATTACTTCCTGTTCACtgtcagaagcaaagaaaagaggagagaaCTCGTCCACTATGCTTGGCAGCACTTCAAACCTCGGAGTAGCTTCGTGTGGGGGCCTCGTGACAAACTCCAGAAGTACAGACCCCGCTCTGCCAAGCCACAGCTGCACCAAAGGCCTGAGGATAAACAGGACACTCTGTGTCAAAAATGTGGTGATCCTGTGGAGAAGGATCAGAACCAGTCTCCAGAGGTGGAACAGAAAgctggagatgctgcagagTTGCATCCTGGAATGAGTGATGAATGTGCAAAGGAGAAGGTAAGCAAATGTGTTTTGAAGGTAGAagatgaagaagagaaagaagccTCATTTGCCCAGCTGGAGGAAAAGGATTTTGAAAGTGAAGCTGAAGAAGGGCAGGGTACCACAGAGACTGACTGCACAAAGGAGAGCAAGAAGAGAAAACTGAATGCAAATTTGGCAGATGCTAAAGGGGATGAATCACTGAAAAACTCTGCTGATATTGAAAACATTTCCCATAATCTGGGAGAGTGTGCAATTGATGCAGAGATCCCCTCCTCAGACCCAGTCTCCCAAGCAGAAGAGGATCAGGAAGCCCTGAAGGAAGATGATTCAAGCATCAAAGAGCCGGCGGCGCCAGAGGCCGTGGATGCAGGTGTGAAACGCAGGAAAGTTGATAAAAGAACACTGAGAAACAAACCAGTCAACTTGGCCATAAACCTGAGCATGGGGCCCTCAGCCTCTGGTGCCAAGGCAAATTCATCTGCTGCTAACggtgaggctggaaaagaaaatgacagtgagaaaaatgcagctgtggAAGTGCCAAGTGAGGaggggggtggtggtggtgatgcaGATGATGGGGAGGTGAGACCCCCAGCTGCTTCCAGGACCTCCAGGACTGGCTGCACTGCTCCAATCAAGGATGGCTGCAAGTCAGATGGAGATCAAGATTCAGAGGGAGGTGATCAGCAGCACTGCAACAGCAAACTCCTGGGGGGTGAAAGTGAACTAGATGGGGTAGGACAGCAGGAAAAGGCAGGTGAAAAAGGGCAAGCAGAAGACACAGACAAGAAGCAAGCTCCAGAGAGTCATGAGGAGAGCAATGCACCCACTTGTCCTGAAGAGAACAGTGCTGAGGTCCCACCAGAAGAAGGTGAAGGCTCTGAGAATGCAGCAGAGCCTGgtggagagcagggagcagcagagtgA